The following proteins are encoded in a genomic region of Microcoleus sp. FACHB-68:
- a CDS encoding phosphoribulokinase gives MTSKPDRVVLIGVAGDSGCGKSTFLRRLTDLFGEDFVTVICLDDYHSLDRKQRKETGITALNPKANNFDLMYEQIKALKNGQAIDKPIYNHETGMIDPPERVDPNHIIVVEGLHPLYDERVRSLLDFSVYLDISDDVKIAWKIQRDMAERGHRYEDVIAAINARRPDFSAYIEPQKEFADVVIQVLPTELIKEDKERKVLRVRLLQRFGVEGFEPAYLFDEGSTINWTPCGRKLTCSYPGIRMFYGPDTYYGHEVSVLEVDGQFDNLEEVIYIEGHLSNTATKYYGELTHLLLQHKEYPGSNNGTGLFQVLTGLKMRATYERLTAGEAKMTAKV, from the coding sequence ATGACCAGTAAGCCGGATCGCGTGGTTTTAATTGGCGTCGCCGGAGACTCCGGATGCGGTAAGTCCACATTTTTGCGCCGCTTGACAGATTTGTTCGGGGAAGATTTTGTCACCGTAATCTGTTTAGACGACTACCACAGCTTAGATCGCAAACAGCGTAAAGAAACTGGAATTACGGCGCTTAACCCTAAGGCTAACAACTTTGACCTGATGTATGAGCAAATCAAAGCGCTCAAGAACGGTCAAGCAATCGACAAGCCTATCTACAATCACGAAACCGGCATGATTGACCCACCCGAACGGGTTGATCCCAATCACATCATTGTGGTAGAAGGGCTTCACCCCCTGTATGACGAACGGGTGCGATCACTGCTGGACTTCAGCGTTTACCTCGACATCAGCGATGATGTCAAAATTGCTTGGAAAATTCAGCGAGATATGGCAGAGCGTGGTCATCGTTATGAAGATGTCATTGCTGCCATCAACGCCCGCCGGCCAGACTTTAGTGCCTACATCGAACCGCAAAAAGAATTTGCGGATGTCGTGATCCAAGTGTTGCCGACAGAATTAATCAAAGAGGACAAAGAACGCAAGGTGCTGCGAGTCCGCTTACTCCAGCGCTTTGGCGTAGAAGGCTTTGAGCCGGCATACCTGTTTGATGAAGGCTCAACCATTAACTGGACTCCTTGTGGCCGAAAACTCACCTGCTCTTATCCTGGTATCAGGATGTTCTATGGCCCCGATACCTACTATGGCCACGAAGTCTCCGTACTAGAAGTAGACGGTCAATTCGACAATCTCGAAGAGGTGATCTATATTGAAGGCCACCTCAGCAATACCGCTACTAAATACTACGGGGAGCTGACTCATCTACTGCTTCAACACAAAGAATATCCCGGTTCTAACAATGGCACCGGCTTGTTCCAAGTGCTAACCGGCCTGAAAATGCGGGCAACCTACGAGCGCTTAACAGCCGGTGAAGCCAAGATGACTGCGAAAGTTTAG
- a CDS encoding heavy metal translocating P-type ATPase, whose amino-acid sequence MAAAQEMITLDVAGMKCAGCVTVVERQLIQHPGVISACVNLATEVASVACETGIVDPDALANQLTLAGFPTQPRKGQSESATNLERTGPISPAERRRQSFQQQLWRVAFAGILILLSGIGHLGQMGWADLPFLSTIWFHWGLATVALLGPGRSIFIDGWRGLRRNAPNMNTLVGLGAMSAYLASCVALLFPQLGWECFFDEPVMLLGFILLGRTLEQLARRRAANALEALISLQPATARLVADPAKNGSTTEGVEIPVAQVRVGEWLQVLPGEKIPVDGEVVAGTTTVDESMLTGEAVPVIKQPASLVAAGTLNQSGAIVVRATRTGKDTTLAQIVTLVEDAQTRKAPVQKLADMVAGYFTYGVMTIALLTFIFWYFAGTHLWPLETLPQAQHIASVHHEMPVISPDSALSTQDSGLLLSLKLTIAVLVIACPCALGLATPTAILVGTGIGAERGLLIRGGDVLEKVHQLDTVVFDKTGTLTTGHPALTDCLPIGNYSKFLMLNPEFIKNSNLKPENFLLQLAATVESGASHPLAVAIVEEAHRLELPLLSAQDFHTEPGLGVRALVNGLMVVLGTDEWLIQQGIAITEAERTRVLELASAGKTVVYVAAAGVLVGLIACRDTLRSDAKATLERLRQMGLSVMLLTGDRQEAADAIAQQLGLTATDVIAGVRPDGKATAIARLQAQGHRVAMVGDGINDAPALAQADVGIALHSGTDVAVETAGIVLMHNHLMDTVKSIELSRRTLLTIRQNLFWAFAYNTLGIPVAAGALLPGFGIVLSPAAAGALMAFSSISVVGNSLLLRRTFSRLDG is encoded by the coding sequence ATGGCCGCCGCCCAAGAAATGATTACCTTGGATGTCGCCGGCATGAAATGTGCTGGCTGCGTGACGGTTGTAGAACGGCAGCTGATCCAGCATCCGGGCGTAATTTCAGCTTGTGTGAATTTGGCCACTGAGGTGGCAAGTGTGGCCTGTGAAACCGGCATTGTAGACCCAGATGCGCTAGCAAATCAGTTGACTTTAGCCGGCTTTCCCACTCAGCCGCGCAAGGGCCAAAGTGAATCAGCCACCAACCTTGAAAGAACCGGCCCAATTTCCCCCGCTGAGCGACGCCGGCAGTCCTTCCAGCAGCAATTATGGCGCGTTGCCTTTGCCGGCATTCTGATCCTGCTGTCCGGAATTGGCCATCTAGGACAAATGGGTTGGGCAGACCTTCCCTTCCTCAGCACGATTTGGTTCCACTGGGGATTAGCGACCGTCGCCCTCCTAGGGCCAGGAAGATCAATTTTTATAGATGGCTGGCGGGGGTTGCGGCGCAATGCTCCCAATATGAATACCCTCGTCGGATTAGGAGCGATGAGCGCTTACCTGGCTAGCTGTGTGGCCCTCCTATTCCCTCAACTGGGATGGGAGTGTTTTTTCGATGAGCCGGTGATGCTGCTAGGCTTCATCCTACTAGGGCGGACGCTGGAGCAGCTAGCCAGACGACGTGCTGCCAATGCGCTTGAAGCTCTAATTAGCTTACAACCGGCCACCGCTCGTTTAGTTGCCGATCCAGCCAAGAACGGCAGCACCACTGAAGGCGTAGAAATTCCAGTTGCTCAAGTCCGAGTTGGGGAATGGTTGCAAGTGCTTCCAGGTGAGAAAATTCCCGTTGATGGGGAAGTGGTAGCCGGCACCACAACGGTCGATGAATCAATGCTGACCGGCGAAGCGGTGCCGGTGATTAAACAACCCGCTTCACTCGTTGCCGCCGGCACCCTGAATCAGTCAGGTGCAATCGTTGTGAGGGCGACACGCACCGGCAAGGACACCACCCTAGCTCAGATTGTCACCTTAGTCGAAGACGCCCAAACCCGTAAGGCACCCGTGCAAAAGCTAGCGGATATGGTGGCTGGTTACTTCACTTATGGCGTGATGACAATTGCCCTGCTCACCTTTATCTTCTGGTATTTTGCCGGCACCCACCTGTGGCCATTAGAAACGCTGCCCCAAGCGCAACATATTGCCTCTGTTCACCATGAAATGCCGGTCATTTCCCCTGACTCGGCGCTTAGCACTCAGGACTCAGGACTACTGCTGAGTTTGAAGTTAACCATCGCCGTGTTAGTGATTGCCTGTCCCTGTGCTTTGGGACTCGCCACCCCAACTGCTATCCTCGTCGGCACCGGCATCGGCGCGGAACGCGGACTTTTAATTCGTGGCGGCGACGTTTTAGAAAAAGTCCACCAGTTAGATACCGTCGTATTTGATAAAACCGGCACTTTAACAACAGGTCATCCTGCGCTAACTGATTGCCTGCCGATAGGCAATTATTCCAAATTTTTAATGTTAAATCCTGAATTCATTAAAAATTCAAATCTAAAACCGGAAAATTTTCTTCTCCAGCTAGCCGCCACTGTCGAAAGTGGGGCCAGCCATCCTCTCGCAGTGGCCATTGTCGAGGAAGCCCATCGGCTTGAATTGCCGTTGCTGAGCGCACAGGATTTTCACACTGAACCAGGGCTGGGGGTTCGCGCCTTAGTTAATGGCTTAATGGTAGTTTTAGGCACGGATGAGTGGCTGATACAGCAGGGAATTGCCATCACAGAGGCCGAGCGAACTCGCGTTTTGGAGTTGGCATCTGCCGGCAAAACGGTGGTTTACGTGGCGGCTGCCGGTGTTTTAGTAGGGCTAATTGCCTGTCGAGACACATTGCGCTCTGATGCTAAAGCCACCTTAGAACGCTTGCGGCAGATGGGGCTAAGCGTGATGCTGCTCACCGGCGATCGCCAAGAAGCGGCTGACGCCATTGCCCAACAACTGGGGCTGACAGCGACAGATGTGATCGCCGGGGTTCGTCCGGATGGCAAAGCCACTGCCATTGCCCGCCTACAGGCTCAGGGGCATCGGGTGGCAATGGTGGGAGACGGGATTAATGATGCACCTGCCCTGGCGCAAGCAGATGTCGGGATTGCCTTGCACTCAGGCACAGATGTGGCTGTGGAAACTGCTGGCATTGTGCTGATGCACAATCATTTGATGGATACAGTCAAATCAATTGAGCTAAGCCGGCGCACCCTTCTCACAATCCGTCAGAATTTGTTCTGGGCGTTTGCTTACAACACCCTCGGTATTCCCGTTGCAGCCGGTGCCCTGCTACCTGGCTTTGGTATTGTGCTTAGCCCTGCTGCTGCCGGTGCACTGATGGCTTTTAGCTCTATTAGCGTCGTTGGAAATTCTCTACTTTTGCGGCGGACTTTCTCCCGGTTGGATGGCTGA
- the petH gene encoding ferredoxin--NADP reductase → MYNPSAAGSPANTVSGNRLFVYEVVGLSQNEVTDQMAPPIRRSGSVFITVPYNRMNQEMRRITRMGGQIVSIRPLSADSEANGQSTQANGSQAPKSETESKPMDGSQATKSEEKSKPMTQAKHKTDIPVNIYRPNNPYVGKCLSNEELVREGGEGTVRHLKFDISGGDLRYLEGQSIGMIPAGTDKNGKPHKLRLYSIASTRHGDDVDDKTISLCVRQLVYKHPETGEKVEGVCSTYLCNLNVGDEVKITGPVGKEMLLPEDPNATIIMMATGTGIAPFRAYLWRMFKEQHEDYKFNGLAWLFFGVAYTPNLLYKDELEELENKYPDNFRLTRAISREQKNAQGGKMYIQNRIQENADELWELVQKPNTHVYICGLKGMEGGIDEGMSAAAGKHGVNWTDYQKQMKKEDRWHVETY, encoded by the coding sequence ATGTACAATCCAAGCGCAGCGGGGAGTCCTGCTAATACGGTGTCTGGTAATCGCCTCTTTGTTTATGAAGTGGTTGGTCTGAGTCAGAACGAAGTAACCGACCAAATGGCTCCCCCCATTCGTCGCAGTGGCAGTGTGTTTATCACGGTGCCCTACAACCGCATGAATCAGGAAATGCGACGGATCACTCGCATGGGTGGCCAGATTGTCAGCATCCGGCCCTTGAGTGCTGACAGCGAAGCGAATGGCCAAAGCACGCAAGCCAATGGCTCGCAGGCTCCAAAGTCAGAAACAGAAAGCAAGCCTATGGATGGCTCGCAGGCTACAAAGTCAGAAGAAAAAAGCAAGCCTATGACTCAAGCCAAGCATAAAACTGACATTCCGGTTAATATTTATCGGCCCAACAATCCTTATGTTGGAAAATGTCTGTCTAATGAAGAGTTAGTGCGCGAGGGTGGAGAAGGCACCGTCCGTCACCTGAAATTCGACATTTCTGGCGGGGATTTGCGCTATCTCGAAGGTCAGAGTATCGGGATGATTCCAGCCGGCACCGATAAAAACGGCAAACCTCACAAGCTGAGACTGTACTCCATTGCTTCAACTCGCCACGGGGACGATGTTGATGACAAGACTATCTCGCTGTGTGTCCGGCAGTTGGTGTACAAGCATCCAGAAACCGGCGAAAAAGTTGAAGGTGTTTGCTCGACCTACCTCTGCAATCTCAATGTCGGGGATGAGGTGAAAATCACCGGCCCTGTCGGTAAGGAAATGCTGTTGCCAGAAGACCCGAACGCCACCATAATTATGATGGCCACCGGCACCGGCATTGCACCCTTCCGCGCTTACCTGTGGCGGATGTTTAAGGAACAGCACGAAGACTACAAGTTCAACGGTTTGGCTTGGCTGTTCTTTGGTGTTGCCTACACTCCCAATCTCTTATATAAGGATGAGTTGGAGGAGTTGGAGAACAAGTACCCAGATAATTTCCGCTTGACCCGTGCCATTAGCCGCGAACAGAAGAATGCTCAAGGCGGCAAAATGTATATCCAAAACCGGATTCAAGAAAACGCAGATGAATTGTGGGAGTTGGTTCAGAAGCCAAATACCCATGTTTATATTTGCGGTTTGAAGGGTATGGAAGGCGGCATTGATGAGGGGATGTCTGCGGCTGCCGGCAAGCATGGTGTTAATTGGACGGATTACCAGAAGCAGATGAAGAAGGAAGACCGCTGGCACGTAGAAACCTACTAA
- a CDS encoding DUF4327 family protein, translated as MNQQVIHPMEKFQRQVRSLVDSKIIKPTDSLWKISLLYGDEWPYWKKELQEFEFSMQDPVSELLAVETWEEEA; from the coding sequence ATGAACCAGCAGGTTATTCACCCGATGGAGAAATTTCAGCGTCAGGTGCGTTCTCTTGTGGACTCAAAGATTATCAAGCCAACAGATAGCCTCTGGAAGATTTCCCTACTCTATGGCGACGAATGGCCTTACTGGAAAAAAGAATTGCAGGAATTTGAGTTTTCCATGCAAGATCCCGTCAGCGAGTTGCTAGCGGTGGAAACTTGGGAAGAAGAAGCCTAG
- a CDS encoding protein kinase, whose product MLTLTLLHPEKQIPLQQWQFENETVIRIGRSPDNQVILHDLLVSRLHLELRLGAGGMWVLVNKGTNGTFVDGTLMSQGLVSDGAVIQLASGGPRLKLEVQNETVVQQGTPSPAAGTSANNCTHAGNPVGNLFCIHCGQPIKVEWTIHQYQVLRTLGKGGMGTTYLACQETVNSARQPQLLVLKEMNADMAKVAKARELFEREARILQGLNHPGIPQFFDFFVEGNKKYLAMELIHGQDLEKRVYQRGPVTPAQAVDWMIQTCDILDYIHSQTPPIIHRDIKPANLMVRHVDNRVVVLDFGAVKEIGTPLGTRIGAPDYSAPEQNRGQPLTQSDLYAIGPTLIFLLTGESPHRFFSRQGNDYRFNVETVPTITPKLRAVIERVTEPKPSHRYQNAGELTQALATCV is encoded by the coding sequence TTGTTAACTCTCACCCTTTTACATCCCGAAAAACAAATCCCACTGCAACAGTGGCAGTTTGAGAACGAGACGGTTATCCGCATTGGCCGGTCTCCTGACAATCAGGTAATTCTGCACGATCTGCTAGTCTCCCGGCTGCATTTGGAACTTCGTTTAGGTGCCGGTGGGATGTGGGTACTGGTTAATAAGGGCACAAATGGCACGTTTGTTGATGGCACTTTAATGTCGCAAGGGCTAGTTTCGGATGGCGCGGTGATCCAGCTGGCTTCGGGCGGCCCTCGGCTGAAGTTGGAAGTTCAAAACGAAACGGTAGTCCAGCAAGGAACGCCCTCACCGGCAGCAGGTACGTCTGCAAATAATTGTACTCATGCCGGTAATCCAGTCGGGAACTTGTTTTGTATCCACTGCGGTCAACCAATTAAAGTTGAATGGACGATCCACCAGTATCAGGTCTTGCGTACTCTGGGAAAGGGCGGGATGGGCACAACTTATTTAGCGTGTCAGGAAACAGTTAACTCTGCCCGCCAACCTCAACTTTTGGTACTCAAAGAGATGAATGCGGATATGGCAAAAGTTGCCAAAGCCCGCGAACTGTTTGAACGGGAAGCGCGTATCCTCCAAGGACTTAACCATCCGGGAATTCCGCAATTTTTTGATTTTTTTGTTGAAGGTAATAAAAAATACCTGGCAATGGAATTAATCCACGGTCAGGATTTAGAGAAGCGGGTTTACCAGCGCGGCCCTGTGACGCCGGCACAAGCTGTTGACTGGATGATTCAAACCTGTGACATTTTAGACTACATTCACAGCCAAACTCCTCCAATTATTCACCGGGATATTAAGCCGGCAAATTTGATGGTTCGCCATGTAGACAACCGCGTTGTGGTTTTAGACTTTGGTGCAGTTAAAGAAATTGGCACGCCTTTAGGTACTCGTATCGGTGCCCCAGATTACAGTGCCCCAGAGCAAAACCGGGGTCAGCCGCTCACCCAGTCAGACCTTTATGCAATTGGCCCGACTCTGATCTTTCTGTTGACCGGCGAAAGCCCTCACAGGTTTTTTAGTCGGCAAGGCAATGACTATCGATTTAATGTGGAAACTGTGCCCACGATCACGCCAAAATTACGGGCGGTAATCGAGCGGGTAACAGAACCTAAACCGAGTCATCGCTACCAAAATGCTGGAGAACTCACTCAAGCGTTGGCCACTTGTGTGTAA